One Bosea sp. 685 DNA segment encodes these proteins:
- a CDS encoding Lrp/AsnC family transcriptional regulator has protein sequence MDAIDRKILTVLQGDANISIAELADRVGLSQTPCWKRIQRLEQSGVIVKRVALVAPEKIGLGLTVFVQIETADHSGPWLEKFAQMVASMPEVMEFYRMAGDVDYMLRVVVADMAAYDGFYKKLIETIPLKNVTSRFAMERIKSTTAYRVPDLPKA, from the coding sequence ATGGATGCGATAGACCGGAAAATCCTCACCGTCCTGCAGGGCGACGCCAACATCTCGATCGCGGAACTCGCCGACCGCGTCGGGCTGTCGCAGACGCCGTGTTGGAAGCGCATCCAGCGTCTGGAGCAGTCAGGCGTGATCGTGAAGCGCGTTGCGCTGGTCGCGCCCGAGAAGATCGGGCTCGGCCTCACCGTCTTCGTCCAGATCGAGACCGCCGACCATTCCGGGCCGTGGCTGGAGAAGTTCGCGCAGATGGTCGCGTCGATGCCTGAGGTGATGGAGTTCTACCGCATGGCCGGCGATGTCGACTACATGCTGCGCGTCGTCGTCGCCGACATGGCGGCCTATGACGGCTTCTACAAGAAGCTGATCGAAACGATCCCGCTCAAGAATGTGACCTCGCGCTTCGCCATGGAGCGGATCAAGTCGACGACGGCCTATCGCGTGCCGGACCTGCCTAAGGCTTGA
- a CDS encoding SDR family NAD(P)-dependent oxidoreductase, with product MQIRFDNRVALVTGAAQGIGRAIATALAESGATVHLADIDAAGVAETAKAIGATPHAVDLGTPEAASALIAEIVATSGKLDLMVHAAGGVRGQVGRPIEAISEADWRVIFSANVDAAFFLAQAAAPVMRQSGYGRIVTISSGAGLRPSLTGIQAYASAKHALVGLTKQLAWEFGPHGVTVNSVAPGFVRSNPATERQWESYGAEGQKRLVEGIHTRRLGTPADIAAATLFFLSEQAGWITGQVLSVDGGRS from the coding sequence ATGCAAATCCGCTTCGACAACCGCGTAGCCCTCGTCACTGGCGCAGCCCAGGGCATTGGCCGGGCCATCGCCACGGCGCTGGCCGAGTCCGGCGCGACCGTGCATCTTGCCGATATCGACGCCGCGGGCGTCGCCGAGACGGCCAAGGCGATCGGCGCGACGCCGCATGCGGTCGATCTCGGTACGCCCGAGGCTGCGAGCGCGCTCATCGCCGAGATCGTCGCGACAAGCGGCAAGCTCGATCTCATGGTCCATGCAGCAGGGGGCGTGCGCGGGCAGGTCGGCCGGCCGATCGAGGCGATCTCCGAGGCCGATTGGCGCGTGATCTTCTCAGCCAATGTCGACGCTGCCTTCTTTCTCGCCCAGGCCGCCGCCCCGGTGATGCGGCAATCCGGCTATGGCCGCATAGTCACGATTTCGTCCGGCGCGGGCCTGCGGCCAAGCCTCACCGGCATCCAGGCCTATGCCAGCGCCAAGCATGCGCTGGTCGGGCTGACCAAGCAGCTCGCCTGGGAGTTCGGCCCTCATGGCGTCACGGTGAACTCCGTCGCGCCGGGCTTCGTGCGCTCCAACCCCGCGACCGAGCGGCAATGGGAGAGCTATGGCGCGGAAGGCCAGAAGCGCCTGGTCGAGGGAATCCACACCCGCCGCCTCGGCACGCCCGCTGACATCGCGGCGGCGACGCTGTTCTTCCTGAGCGAGCAGGCCGGCTGGATCACCGGCCAGGTGCTGTCCGTGGATGGCGGGCGATCGTAG
- a CDS encoding ketopantoate reductase family protein encodes MSTAEPILIWGAGAIGGTLGAYWARAGIPVLLVDIVPEHVEACRTTGLAITGPIEAFRQIVPAVTPAELTGTYKRIVLAVKAGATEAAVAALKPHLAADGFVLSAQNGLNELTIAGQVGEARTMGCFVNFGADWHGPGEILYGNRGAVVVGELDGAMTPRLREMHALLKLFDQDSVETDNIWGSLWGKLAYGAMLFGTALTDESMSANFADPERLPVWLALGREVGAVAAARGVRSLGFGAFDPMVFAPGHPEGPQIETIAWLADYTSKTAKTHSGIWRDLAVRKRKTEVDPQIGIIATLGSEAGVATPALITLVSLIHEIEDGKRPLSFATLKVLLDQCKSASTTA; translated from the coding sequence ATGAGCACAGCCGAACCCATCCTGATCTGGGGCGCAGGCGCGATCGGCGGCACGCTGGGCGCCTATTGGGCTCGCGCCGGCATCCCTGTCCTCCTCGTCGACATCGTGCCTGAACATGTCGAGGCCTGCCGCACGACCGGCCTTGCGATCACCGGGCCGATCGAGGCGTTCCGCCAGATCGTTCCGGCCGTGACGCCGGCTGAACTGACCGGCACCTATAAGCGCATCGTGCTGGCGGTGAAGGCCGGCGCGACCGAAGCTGCGGTCGCGGCGCTGAAGCCGCATCTCGCGGCGGACGGATTCGTGCTCTCGGCCCAGAACGGCCTCAACGAGTTGACGATCGCAGGCCAGGTCGGCGAGGCGCGTACCATGGGCTGCTTCGTCAATTTCGGCGCGGACTGGCACGGGCCGGGCGAGATTTTGTACGGCAATCGCGGCGCGGTCGTCGTCGGCGAGCTTGACGGGGCGATGACGCCGCGCCTGCGCGAGATGCATGCGTTGCTGAAGCTCTTCGACCAGGATTCGGTCGAGACCGACAACATCTGGGGTTCGCTCTGGGGCAAGCTCGCCTATGGCGCGATGTTGTTCGGCACGGCGCTGACGGATGAGTCGATGTCGGCGAATTTCGCCGATCCCGAGCGCCTGCCGGTCTGGCTCGCGCTCGGTCGCGAGGTCGGCGCGGTCGCCGCTGCGCGCGGCGTACGCTCGCTTGGCTTCGGCGCGTTCGATCCGATGGTCTTTGCGCCCGGCCATCCTGAAGGCCCCCAAATCGAGACGATTGCCTGGCTCGCCGACTACACCTCCAAGACGGCGAAAACCCATTCCGGCATCTGGCGCGATCTGGCCGTGCGCAAGCGCAAGACCGAGGTCGATCCGCAGATCGGCATCATCGCGACGCTGGGCAGCGAAGCGGGTGTCGCTACCCCGGCGCTGATCACGCTGGTTTCGCTCATCCATGAGATCGAGGACGGCAAGCGCCCGCTCTCCTTCGCCACGCTGAAAGTCCTGCTCGACCAATGCAAATCCGCTTCGACAACCGCGTAG
- a CDS encoding isoaspartyl peptidase/L-asparaginase encodes MTTIALAIHGGCGTLPKAEMTDAEWAQARADLAASLRAGWAILAKGGTAVDAVEAAVRVMEDSPHFNAGHGAAFNADGEHELDVSIMDGATLAAGALCGVKRIKNPVSAAKALMRRGDPLLLAGAAGDAFAEHEGLDMVENEHFSTERRRKNLSSMKIRELVGTASEASEAEKHGTVGAVARDVQGHLAAATSTGGYTNKPVGRIGDSPIIGAGTYARDGRCAVSGTGKGEYFIRYCVGHEIASLIAYKGLSLKQATDTVLAELTAHKIGAGLVAIDADGAIVAPYNSEGMYRGWVTPDGLVHVATHGDVEIAGQA; translated from the coding sequence ATGACCACCATCGCTCTCGCCATTCATGGCGGCTGCGGCACGCTGCCCAAGGCCGAGATGACCGACGCCGAATGGGCGCAGGCCCGGGCCGATCTGGCAGCCTCGCTGCGCGCCGGCTGGGCGATCCTCGCCAAGGGCGGCACGGCGGTGGACGCTGTCGAGGCGGCCGTGCGTGTGATGGAGGATTCGCCCCATTTCAACGCCGGCCATGGTGCGGCCTTCAATGCCGATGGCGAGCATGAGCTCGACGTTTCGATCATGGATGGAGCGACGCTGGCGGCCGGCGCGCTCTGCGGCGTCAAGCGCATCAAGAACCCGGTCAGCGCCGCCAAGGCCCTGATGCGGCGCGGTGATCCGCTGCTGCTGGCGGGCGCGGCCGGGGACGCCTTCGCCGAGCATGAAGGCCTCGACATGGTCGAGAACGAGCATTTCTCGACCGAGCGCCGCCGCAAGAACCTCTCCTCGATGAAGATCCGGGAACTGGTCGGCACGGCCTCGGAAGCGAGCGAGGCGGAAAAGCACGGCACGGTCGGCGCGGTCGCGCGCGATGTGCAAGGCCATCTCGCCGCCGCGACCTCGACCGGCGGCTACACCAACAAGCCGGTCGGGCGCATCGGCGATTCACCCATCATCGGGGCCGGCACCTATGCCCGCGACGGCCGCTGCGCCGTCTCCGGCACCGGCAAGGGCGAGTATTTCATCCGCTATTGCGTCGGCCACGAGATCGCGTCGTTGATCGCCTATAAGGGGCTGAGCCTGAAACAGGCGACCGACACGGTCCTGGCCGAGTTGACGGCGCACAAGATCGGCGCTGGCCTCGTCGCCATCGATGCCGATGGCGCCATCGTCGCGCCCTATAATTCCGAAGGCATGTATCGCGGCTGGGTCACGCCCGACGGGCTCGTCCATGTCGCGACCCATGGTGATGTCGAGATCGCGGGGCAGGCATGA
- a CDS encoding ABC transporter substrate-binding protein, which translates to MTLSLPLRSLALAAMLGMSVSTAALAQNLTIGVRAGPESIDPAFTATGTHAEALKHVFDTLTWSGDKLQIEPRLALSWKAIAADVWEFKLRPGVKFHDGSDFTAEDVKFSIERVAIVSGPNPTTPYVRRVQQIKIVDPLTIQLTTDGPAPTLPNDFVRLFIVSHKAAAGLTKDTANEAFNSGKAAIGTGPYKFVSWTPKDQLVLERFDGFWGEKQPWARVIRKELPNDAARVAQLKAGQVDLIVRVPASDVPTLKRDAKLTVTSIDSIYVFNMEMSMKDNPPGVTAKDGSALPKNPFADPKVREAVDLAIDRPALVEIAMEGLGAPANQLMTPEIFGFNKSLPPRKPDLAKAKALLTEAGYPNGFKFAFAFTSDRLPGDRQVGTSIAQMLARVGLEVTANAQPSAVFFPARTRGDYVTSMSGWGTLTGEANYTLSSVAHTNDPAKRLGAFNVTGYSNPVMDKLIEDAAIEMDEAKRSAFLQEANALVATDRPRLPIVAVGSAWAMQKDKVTLATRIDEDTLAMDIKPAKK; encoded by the coding sequence ATGACACTCTCCCTTCCCCTTCGCTCGCTCGCGCTTGCGGCCATGCTTGGTATGTCGGTTTCGACCGCAGCCCTCGCCCAGAACCTCACGATCGGCGTGCGCGCCGGCCCGGAATCGATCGACCCGGCCTTCACCGCGACCGGCACTCATGCGGAAGCGCTCAAGCATGTCTTCGACACGCTGACCTGGTCCGGCGACAAGCTGCAGATCGAGCCGCGCCTTGCCTTGAGCTGGAAGGCGATCGCCGCCGACGTCTGGGAGTTCAAGCTCCGTCCGGGCGTGAAATTCCATGACGGTTCGGACTTCACCGCCGAGGATGTCAAATTCTCGATCGAGCGCGTCGCGATCGTCTCCGGCCCCAACCCGACGACGCCCTATGTCCGCCGCGTCCAGCAGATCAAGATCGTCGATCCGCTGACGATCCAGCTCACCACGGACGGGCCGGCGCCGACCCTGCCGAACGACTTCGTCCGCCTCTTCATCGTCTCGCACAAGGCGGCGGCCGGCCTCACCAAGGACACTGCCAATGAAGCCTTCAACAGCGGCAAGGCGGCGATCGGCACCGGACCTTACAAATTCGTCTCCTGGACGCCCAAGGATCAGCTCGTGCTCGAGCGCTTCGACGGCTTCTGGGGCGAGAAGCAGCCCTGGGCCAGGGTCATCCGCAAGGAATTGCCCAATGACGCGGCTCGCGTCGCCCAGCTCAAGGCGGGCCAGGTCGACCTCATCGTCCGCGTGCCGGCCTCCGACGTGCCGACCCTCAAGCGCGACGCCAAGCTGACGGTGACCTCGATCGACTCGATCTATGTCTTCAACATGGAGATGTCGATGAAGGACAATCCGCCCGGCGTCACCGCCAAGGATGGTTCGGCGCTGCCGAAAAATCCCTTCGCCGACCCCAAGGTGCGCGAGGCGGTCGACCTCGCCATCGATCGGCCGGCGCTCGTCGAGATCGCGATGGAAGGCCTTGGCGCCCCGGCGAACCAGCTCATGACGCCGGAGATCTTCGGCTTCAACAAGAGCCTGCCGCCGCGCAAGCCCGATCTCGCCAAGGCCAAGGCGCTGCTCACTGAGGCCGGTTATCCCAACGGCTTCAAATTCGCTTTCGCCTTCACCAGCGATCGCCTGCCGGGTGACCGCCAGGTCGGCACCTCGATCGCGCAGATGCTGGCGCGCGTCGGCCTCGAAGTCACCGCCAACGCCCAGCCCAGCGCGGTCTTCTTCCCGGCGCGGACACGTGGCGACTATGTGACGAGCATGTCCGGCTGGGGCACGCTGACCGGCGAGGCGAACTATACGCTCTCCTCGGTCGCCCACACCAACGATCCGGCCAAGAGGCTCGGCGCCTTCAACGTCACCGGCTACTCCAACCCGGTCATGGATAAGCTGATCGAGGACGCCGCCATCGAGATGGACGAGGCCAAGCGCTCGGCCTTCCTGCAGGAGGCCAATGCCCTGGTCGCCACGGACCGGCCGCGCCTGCCGATCGTTGCGGTCGGCTCGGCCTGGGCGATGCAGAAGGACAAGGTGACGCTCGCAACGCGCATCGACGAGGACACGCTGGCGATGGACATCAAGCCTGCCAAGAAGTGA
- a CDS encoding MarR family winged helix-turn-helix transcriptional regulator: MRRAPTALSRLDHEREAALRDLDPLTITKLWDNPCWLSFRLNFIAFRFNDPVYRWIETRYGLVRPEFVVLYAVGLRDGVAAKNIVASSGLPKNTLSRAIQKLLTRRLLKRETDRDDLRSYVLRLTTAGRAIFEETMPLMVQQQTTMLEGLTEAEQRQLCELMDKLVIASPTWPNDLENQT; the protein is encoded by the coding sequence ATGCGCCGCGCCCCGACCGCCCTGTCGCGTCTCGACCATGAGCGCGAGGCCGCGCTGCGTGATCTCGATCCGCTCACCATCACCAAGCTCTGGGACAACCCCTGCTGGCTGTCCTTCCGGCTGAACTTCATCGCCTTCCGCTTCAACGACCCCGTCTATCGCTGGATCGAGACGCGCTATGGCCTGGTGCGGCCGGAATTCGTCGTGCTCTACGCCGTCGGCCTGAGGGATGGCGTGGCCGCCAAGAACATCGTGGCCTCCTCCGGCCTGCCCAAGAACACGCTTTCGCGCGCCATCCAGAAGCTGTTGACCCGCCGCCTGCTCAAGCGCGAGACCGACCGCGACGACCTGCGCAGCTATGTGCTGCGCCTGACCACCGCTGGGCGCGCCATCTTCGAGGAGACGATGCCGCTGATGGTGCAACAGCAGACCACCATGCTGGAAGGGCTCACCGAAGCCGAGCAGCGCCAGCTCTGCGAATTGATGGACAAGCTCGTCATCGCCTCGCCGACCTGGCCCAATGATCTCGAGAACCAGACATAG
- a CDS encoding creatininase family protein, which yields MHIAQMNWMQVEAQAKRDDRCVLPLGSVEQHAYLSLATDAILSEKVAQDAAEPLDIPVFPVLAYGMTPGFAAYPGTVSLRLSTYIAVVEDMLEGFYRSGFRRIVLVNGHGGNSPAMTFCTEWMGVRTDASVKMHNWWAGPRFQAAVKAIDTAASHASWMENFPWTRLEGVALPDAAKPPFNAALYQAANPARKREILGDGNFHGRYQRSDEEMLSLWQIGVEETRAAMVEDWP from the coding sequence GTGCATATCGCACAGATGAACTGGATGCAGGTCGAGGCGCAAGCCAAGCGGGACGACCGCTGCGTCCTGCCGCTCGGCAGCGTCGAGCAGCACGCCTATCTGAGCCTGGCGACCGACGCGATCCTCTCCGAGAAAGTGGCTCAGGATGCGGCGGAGCCGCTCGATATCCCGGTCTTTCCCGTGCTCGCCTACGGCATGACGCCGGGCTTTGCCGCCTATCCCGGCACCGTCTCGCTGCGGTTGAGCACGTATATTGCAGTGGTGGAGGACATGCTCGAAGGATTCTACCGCTCCGGCTTCCGCCGCATCGTGCTGGTCAACGGCCATGGCGGCAATTCGCCGGCCATGACCTTCTGCACGGAGTGGATGGGCGTGAGGACCGATGCCAGCGTCAAGATGCACAATTGGTGGGCTGGGCCGCGTTTTCAGGCAGCGGTGAAGGCGATCGATACGGCAGCTTCGCACGCCTCCTGGATGGAGAACTTCCCCTGGACGCGGCTGGAAGGCGTGGCGCTGCCCGATGCCGCGAAACCGCCCTTCAATGCGGCGCTTTATCAGGCCGCCAATCCGGCCCGGAAGCGCGAGATCCTGGGCGACGGCAATTTCCACGGCCGCTACCAACGCTCCGACGAGGAGATGCTGAGCCTCTGGCAGATCGGCGTCGAGGAGACCCGCGCGGCGATGGTCGAGGACTGGCCGTGA
- a CDS encoding ABC transporter permease produces MLGHIIERVLQALAVMLVMSALVFIGVYAIGNPIDVLISPDVSQDIRLETIARYGLDRPLWEQYFTFLGRILHGDFGRSFVFGMPVLDLILSRLPATLELTLMAVCGAALIGIPAGIYAGYRPDGLPSKIIMAVSILGFSVPTFWIGLVLIIAFAVELQWLPAGGRGDTVSLFGVEWSFLTLNGLSHLLLPALNLAFFKLALMTRLARAGTREAMLSDTVKFARAAGLSEWTVLRRHVLRLIAIPLVTVFGLEFASTLAFAVVTETIFSWPGIGKLIIDSITSLDRPVMVAYLMLVAFVFITINFLVDLAYVGLDPRLRKAGSR; encoded by the coding sequence ATGCTAGGCCATATCATCGAGCGCGTGCTGCAGGCGCTCGCCGTCATGCTGGTCATGTCGGCGCTGGTCTTCATCGGCGTCTACGCCATCGGCAACCCGATCGACGTCCTGATCAGCCCCGATGTCAGCCAGGACATCAGGCTCGAGACCATCGCCCGCTACGGGCTCGACCGACCGCTCTGGGAGCAGTACTTCACCTTCCTCGGGCGCATCCTGCACGGCGATTTCGGCCGCTCCTTCGTCTTCGGCATGCCGGTGCTCGACCTGATCCTGTCGCGCCTGCCGGCGACGCTGGAACTGACGCTGATGGCCGTCTGCGGCGCCGCGCTGATCGGCATTCCCGCTGGCATCTATGCCGGCTATCGCCCCGACGGCCTGCCCTCCAAGATCATCATGGCGGTCTCGATCCTGGGTTTCTCGGTGCCGACCTTCTGGATCGGCCTCGTGCTGATCATCGCCTTCGCGGTCGAGCTGCAATGGCTGCCGGCGGGCGGGCGCGGCGACACGGTCTCGCTCTTCGGCGTCGAATGGAGCTTTCTGACGCTGAACGGACTCAGCCATCTCTTGCTGCCGGCGCTGAACCTCGCCTTCTTCAAGCTCGCCTTGATGACGCGGCTGGCACGCGCGGGAACCCGCGAGGCGATGCTGTCGGACACCGTGAAATTCGCCCGCGCGGCCGGCCTGTCGGAGTGGACCGTGCTGCGCCGGCATGTGCTGCGATTGATCGCGATCCCGCTGGTGACGGTGTTCGGGCTCGAATTCGCCTCGACGCTGGCCTTCGCCGTCGTCACCGAGACGATTTTCTCCTGGCCCGGGATTGGCAAGCTGATCATCGACTCGATCACCTCGCTCGACCGGCCGGTGATGGTCGCCTATCTGATGCTCGTCGCCTTCGTCTTCATCACCATCAATTTCCTGGTCGATCTGGCTTATGTCGGGCTCGATCCGCGCCTGCGAAAAGCGGGATCGCGATGA
- a CDS encoding ABC transporter permease has protein sequence MKDASPTARFWAEFRESRVAVVALAVVVLIIGVAILAPLVAPQDPYDLANLVLMDARRPPGFVGSAGYTHILGTDAQGRDLFSAILYGLRISLQMGLVAGSLAFIVGVSLGISAAYIGGRWEAFIMRVVDLQLAFPAILLALVLSAMLGQGKLQLIAALAAAQYAYFARTAHGAAAAERGKDYVEAVLSTPLRGWQVVLRHIFPNCLPPLIVVATVQVASAIALEATLSFLGVGLPVTEPSLGMLISNGFQYMLSGRYWISIYPGIALIVLIVAINLVGDRIRDQVNPRLKR, from the coding sequence ATGAAGGACGCCTCCCCCACCGCGCGCTTCTGGGCCGAGTTTCGCGAGAGCCGGGTCGCGGTCGTCGCGCTCGCCGTCGTCGTGCTGATCATCGGCGTCGCCATTCTGGCGCCGTTGGTGGCGCCACAGGACCCCTATGATCTCGCCAATCTGGTGCTGATGGATGCGCGTCGTCCGCCCGGCTTCGTCGGGTCGGCCGGCTACACCCATATTCTCGGCACCGACGCGCAGGGGCGCGACCTGTTTTCGGCCATTCTCTACGGATTGCGCATCTCGCTGCAGATGGGGCTGGTCGCAGGCTCGCTCGCCTTCATCGTCGGGGTCTCGCTCGGAATCAGCGCTGCCTATATCGGCGGACGCTGGGAGGCCTTCATCATGCGGGTCGTCGACCTGCAGCTTGCCTTCCCCGCGATCCTGCTGGCGCTGGTCCTTTCCGCCATGCTCGGCCAGGGCAAGCTCCAGCTGATCGCCGCGCTTGCGGCCGCGCAATACGCCTATTTCGCCCGCACCGCCCATGGTGCGGCGGCGGCCGAGCGCGGCAAGGACTATGTCGAGGCCGTGCTCTCGACGCCTTTGCGCGGCTGGCAGGTCGTCCTGCGCCACATCTTCCCGAACTGCCTGCCGCCTTTGATCGTGGTCGCGACAGTGCAGGTGGCGAGCGCGATCGCGCTGGAGGCGACCCTCTCCTTCCTCGGAGTCGGACTGCCGGTGACGGAGCCTTCGCTGGGCATGCTGATCTCGAACGGCTTCCAGTACATGCTGTCTGGCCGCTACTGGATCTCGATCTATCCCGGCATCGCGCTGATCGTGCTGATCGTCGCGATCAACCTCGTCGGCGACCGGATCCGCGACCAGGTCAATCCGAGGCTGAAGCGATGA